The nucleotide window GGAGGAGCGAGACGCGTGTTGAGCGGCACGAAGACTGCACCCAGGGATCCCGTGGCGAAGAGCGTCTCCAGAAACGCGGCGGAGTTCTCGCCCAGATACGCCACTCGGTCACCGACTCCGACTCCGCGATCGGCGAAGGCGTTGGCGAGCCGGTCCACGCGGTCTGCCAGTTCGTCATAGGTCAGCGTTCCACCCACGCTGACCAGGGCTGTCGCCCCGCGGGAGCGCACCCGGCGCCGATGGATCCAATCTCCCAGTCCGTGATTCTTCATCGGGCGCCCTCCCAGACCAGGTCGTCGGTGTTCGGGACCTCGCCGATGAGCCCGTGCCGCTCGGAGATCTCCGCGACCTCGTTGAGGGAATCAAGATTGACGTCCTCCGGGAAGGCGGGGATGGTGATCTCCTCCAGCATGGATTCGTCGATGGAGGTGTACTCCAACAGAACCTCGCGCACGGCCTCAGGGTTCTCTTCGGCGTAGGCCTGGGACTCTCGGACCGCGGTGTGGAAGCTCTCGATCAGCTCGGGATCGTCATCGACCAGTTGCTGGGAGGCGAAGTAGGTGCCGACGCCCAGTTCCTCCACCACGTCGGCGTAGGGAGCGAAGATGCGGTCGTAGCCCTGGTCGTCCGCCATGCTGGCGAAGGGGTCGACGGCGAAGATCGCGTCGACATTGTCAGCTTCGAGCTGGGCGAGCATGTCCGGGAAACCGACTTCTACGAAGTCGACGTTGGCGGGGTCCCCTCCGGCGTCCTCCACGCCTTGGGAGATCATCGAGTCGGAGATGTTGTTGAGCGTGTTCACCGCCACGCGCTGGCCCTCAAGGTCTTGTGCGGATTCGATGCCGGATTCTGGCTTGACCAGGACTGCGCCGAAGTCGTTCTCGGAATCACCGGTGGTCTGCGGTCCCGCGGCGACGGTCTGCAGCGGCAGTCCGTTGTCGGCCGCGATGAGCAGGGAGGTCACGTTGGAGAATCCAAAGTCCAAGTCCCCGGAGGAGACAGCAGGGATGATGGCGGCGCCGCCCTGCGCCAGGGTCAGCGTCAGGTCCAGGCCATGCTCTTCGAAGATGCCTTCCTGCTGACCCAGGTAGATCGGCGCAACGTCAACAATGGGAATCAGCCCGACCTCGACCTCTGTCAGCTCTCCATTGGAGGAGTCTGCCCCCTCGTCTGCTGGTTCGCCGTCGGCATCTCCTGAAGGCGAACCGCTTCCGCAAGCGGTCAGGGCGAGCACGGCGGACAGGGCGAACGCCCCGCTGGTGAAGTTTTTCATGTCAGTTCTCCGGTCTCTGGAGGTGCGAGGCAGATGGTGTGTTGGGCGTCCAAGGGTCGTGCGACAGCTTCTGACACCGCTGGCGGGCAACCTGGGATGTGTCTCCTGGTTGCCCGCCATCGGTGGTGGATCAGTTATTCACCTTCGAAGTACAGGGTGGATGTGTCGGGCTCTGCTTCGATGAAGTCGAACTTCACCATCAGCGCGCCTGCCTGCTCGATCTCATCGGTCGGGATCTCGGCGTTGAGCTCCTCCATGCGGAGGTTCTCGGCAGCCTCTTCCGGCAGGTCGATGAACTCTGGCAGCAGCGCCCGGGTGCCCTCTTCGTCCTCTTCGGCCATCTGCAGCGACTCGGTCATGGCGTCGGAGAAGGCCTGGGCGACCTCGGGGTTCTCCTCCACGTACTCCCCGGAGCTGAAGCTCACCATGGTGGGCATTCCGGGGATGGCGTCCTGGAAGGAGTAGCCGACCAGCTGATTCGCGTCATCGGCGAGTGCACTGCTCAAGAAGGGCTCCGGGACCCAGATGGCGTCGGTGTTGCCCTGCTCGAGCTGGGCCGGCATGTCGGGGAAGGGCATCTCGGAGAACTCCACCGCGGAGGGATCTCCGCCGGCCTGCTCCACCGATTCCATGATGGTCAGGTCGCCCTGGGTCTTCAGCGCGTTCACCGAGACGGTGTTGCCCTCAAGGTCCTCCCAGTCCTCGATCCCGCTTTCCACGGTGGAGACGACCCCCGCGATGTCATCACCCTCGGGAAGCGAGTTGGAGTACCCGGTGACGATCCGCATATCCAGGCCGCGGTCATTGGCGTTGAGCACGGAGTTGGGGTTGCCGATGCCGAACTGCAGCTGCTGGGCGTTCACCGCGGGCAGCATGGCGGCACCGGCGTTCGAGGTGGAGAGCTCGACGTCGAGCCCATGTTCCTCGAAGATGCCGTTCTCGATGCCGTAGTAGATCCCCACGGAGGGAGCGATCGGCAGCACGCCCACGGTGATCGGGGTCAGCTCGCCACCTTCGCTGCTGGTCTCGCCCTCTGCCTCGGCGTCATCGCCGCCGGACGCGGAGCCGGACCCGCAGGCGCTCAGCGCGAGGATGCTGATCGCGGCGATGCCGGTGATGGATGCGACATTCTTCTTCATGATTGCTCCTTGAGGTGTGGGGTCGCGGAAGGGCGGCCCACGGTGGGGTAGAGAGTCTCTGCGGTGGTGGCGGATGCTGGGGTGTGCATGGTCATCAGGGGTCGGCTCACGGGTAGAAGCGGGCCAGGAAGGTCGCCACGACAGCGGGTCGTTCCTGGCCTTCGACCTCGAAGGTCGCGTCGACGACCAGGTGGAGGCCGCCCCCCTTGACCTCTTCGACCTCGCGGATGGTGCCGTGCATGCGAACTCGCGAACCGGCCTGCACCGGTGAGGTGAAGCGCACCTTGTCCAGGCCGTAGTTGAGCTTCGTGCTGACATCGGTGACGTCGAAGAGTTCGCCCCAGAAGGGGATGATCAGGGAAAGCGTGAGGAAGCCATGGGCGATCGGTGCACCGAAGGGTCCATCCTTGGCGCGCTCGGGATCCACATGGATCCACTGGTGATCGTCGGTGGCGTCCGCGAAGGTGTTGATCATGTCCTGGGTGATCTCGCGCCAGGCGGTCTGTCCCAGGTCGGTGCCGGCCATCGAGCGTGCGTCTTCGAAAGAGACGACGGTCCGGGCTGCATTGGTGTCAGTCATTCTGCTCCTCGACTCAAGGTGAGTGTGTTCTAGGTCACATTTTATTTCGGATAGGCGTGTGCCCAGGCGAATTATTGGATGCGATTCGGTGTCGTTCTCATGTGCTGCACTGTGCGCCCTCGTATCCGCGGTGGCGCGTCGAATTCCTAGGTGAAAGCCCCCACTCCGGTCACCGCCCGTCCGACGATGAGCGCGTTGATCTCGTGAGTGCCCTCATAGGAGTAGATGGCCTCCGCGTCGGCGTGGAATCGCGCCACATCGGTGTCCAGGGTGATCCCGTTGCCCCCGCAGACCTCTCGGGCCAGCGCCACGGTCTCGCGCAGACGCAACGAGGTGTACATCTTTGCCAGCGCGGAGTTCTCGTCCCGGTAGGTCCCGGCTGCCTGCTGCTCGCTCAGCTGGACGACCATGCCCAGGGAGGCGGTGAGGTTGCCCAGCATGAGCGCGAGCTTCTCCTGGATCAGCTGGAAGCCAGCGATGGGCCGGCCGAACTGCTCGCGTCGCGCCACATAGTCCAGTGCCGCCTCGTAGGCACCTGCCATCGCACCGGTGGCCATCCATGCCACATCCGAACGCATGCGCCGCAGACAGCCGGCGACGTCGGCGAAGCTGTTGATCCGTTGCAGCCGGGCACTCTCCGGGACCCGCACCTCGTGGTAGCTGATGTCGGCGTTCTGCATGATGCGCAGCGAGGCTTTGCGTGGAATCGTGGTCATGCTCAGGCCCGGCGCGGAGGTCGGCACCAGGAAGCACTTCACCTGGGAATCGGCGGTGTCCCGCGCAAAGGTTGCCACGACGTCGGCGGCACCGGCACCTCCGATCCAGCGCTTGGCGCCGTTGATGATCCACTCTCCCGTCTCAGGATCCTGGGTGGCCTCGGTGGCGAGGCCGCCGGCCACATCGGAGCCGTGGTCGGGCTCGGTGAGCGCGAAGACGCCGGTCAGCTCGTGAGTGACGATCTTCGCGTCGAGCTCACGAGCCTGCTCGGGGGAGCCGCCCAGAGTGCAGATCGTGCGGAAGAGGCTTGCGGCGGCGTTGTAGTAGGTGGCGACGTTGATGTCACAGCGGGTGAGCTCGAAGTTGCGGAACCCGAGGAAGATGTCTCGGATGGGTTCGCCCGCCGCTCGCAGCGCCGGCGGATCCATGAGCTGCTGCCCCCGCAGCGGAGCGATGATCTCTTCCGGGAAGCGCGCCTCGTCCCATGCCGCGTTCAGGTGCGGGTGGACCTCCTCGGCGAGCACGCGGCGCAGCTCGGTGATCACCGTGCGTTCGGCGAGGCTCAGTCGTTCGGCGAAGCCGTAGAGGTCGGACGGGATGACGGTGCCGCGCACTGGTTCACGCATGGTCGGCTCCGGTCGGCGCGTCGAGCCCCAGCAGCGTCACGGCGTTGTGCTTGAGGATCTGCGGGCGCACCTCGTCCTTGATCGGCAGGTCGGCGAAGGCGGTGAGCCACTTCTCCGGGGTGATCAGCGGGTAGTCGGTGCCGAAGAGCAGCTTGGCCGAGAGGATGTTGTTCGCGCTGCGCACCAGGGCCTGTGGAAAGTACTTCGGCGACCAGCCGGAGAGGTCGATGTAGACATTGGACTTATGGGTCGCGATGGAGATCGCCTCGTCCTGCCAGGGCACCGAGGGGTGCGCCATGATGATCGGCAGCTGCGGGAAGTCCGCGGCGACGTCGTCGAGCAGCAGCGGGTTGGAGTACTTCAGCTTCAGCCCGCCTCCACCCGGGGTGCCTGCCCCCATTCCGTTCTGCCCGGTGTGGAAGATCAGCGGAAGCCCGATCTCTTCCAGCGCCTCCCACAGCGGGTAGTGCTGCGGGTCCGAGGGGTCGAAGCCCTGCACGGTGGGGTGGAACTTGAACCCGCGCACGCCGAGCTCTTCGGCCTGACGCTGCGCCTCGGTGATCGCCTCAGCGCCCAGCCAGGGGTCCACCGATCCGAAGGGCAGCAGCACATCATTGTTGCGCAGGCAGCCTGCGACCAGATCATCGATGGAGTTGGGTGCGTGCTGCAGCTGCGTGCGCGCATCCACGGTGAAGACCACGGCCGCCATGCGGTGGCCTCGGTAGACCTCTGCGATGCGGTCGATCGAGGGCGTGCGCTCGGCGGTCTTGAAGTACTTCGCGGAGGCCTCGAAGAACACCTCGGGCAGCGCCCGATGCCCGCTGGAGTCCATCTCCAGGTGGACATGGGTGTCCACCGCTTCGATGGTGCTCAGATCAATGGCTGATCGGTATCGCATCGCAGGGCTCCTCTCCTGATCTCGACTGGCCTGGTGGCTGGGCTGGTTCGGGCTGGCCCGACTGGGCCCGACTGGCTGGGCTTTGTGGACTAGCTGGTGGGCTGCAGCTCGGCGGGAAGCTCCGGCATGGATTCGCCCACCGACTGCAGGTTCGCCTGGAGGATCTCCCGCCCCTGGGTCTGCAGCGTGGTGTAGTCCCAGCCGCCGTCATGGAATTCCTGGACCACCGGTTCCGGGTGGCTCCAGATCTGCAGCCGGTCTCCGCCGGCGCCGATGACCTGTCCGGTGATGCCCTCCACCGCATCGGAGGAGAGGAAGGCGACGACGCCGGCCGCGTCCTGCGCGGTGCCGAAGCCCAGACCCTTGCGGAAGAAGTCGGGCATGGGCTCACCCTGCTCGTCGGCCTCCACGGCCTTCTGGAAGTAGGGCACGGTCTTGGTCATCGCGGTGGCCGCCACCGGGATCACGGCATTGACGCTCACGCCGGCACGCCTCATCTCCAAGGCCCAGGTGCGCACCATTCCGACGATGCCGGCCTTGGCCGCCGCGTAGTTGGTCTGTCCGAAGTTCCCGCGCTGACCCGTGGGGGAGCCGATGCAGACGATCCGCCCGGCCACACCCTCGGTCTTGAAGTGCTTATACGCGGCCCGGACACAGGTGAAGGTGCCCTTGAGGTGGACATTGATCACGGCGTCGAAGTCATCGTCGGACATCTTCAGCAGCGACCTGTCACGCAGGATCCCGGCGTTGGTGACCAGGATGTCCAACCTGCCGAAGCTGCTCACCGCGGCTTCGACCAGCTGCTCGGCGGTCTCGGTGGAGCCCACCGGAGCCACCACGGCCACGGCACGCCCGCCGGCGGATTCGATGGCGGCCACGGCGGCATCGGCATGGGCCTGGTCCACGTCATTGACGACGACGGCGGCCCCCTGCGCGGCGAGCTCCTGGGCATATGCCAGGCCGAGCCCCGCTCCGGAACCGGTCACGATGGCTACCTTGTCCTGCAACGACATAGTCTCTCCTTCTGTGGGACTCACGGCCTATGCTTACTGTGATACATCTCACTTGCTAATATTGAGAAAGTCAATGATTTATCTTCTCAATCCGTTCCAGCCCCGATTCGGGACCCGCTGCTAGGAGAATCCATGCCCCCCTCGACCCCCGCGGCGCCCGCCCCGTCAGCCGAGAAGTCCGCGACACCCGAGACGAGCGAGGAGCGGTTCCAGCAGTCCCCGCTGGCGCGGGAGGTCGCGTTCCTCACCGCTCGCGCCCGAGGCCGCGGAAACGCCCTGGCGAACCAGCTGCTGGCCGATCTGGATCTGAAGGTGCGGCACTTCTCCGTGCTCGCCATGGCATGTTCCGGGACCAAGCCCTCCCAGCGCGAGCTCGGTGAATTCCTGGACCTTGATCCCAGCCAGGTGGTGGCACTGGTCGACGTGCTGGAAGGCCGCGGTGCGATCCGCCGGGAACCGGACCCGCGGGACCGGCGCTCCAAGATCCTGGTCGCCACCGAGGCCGGCCGCGAGCTCTACGCCCAGGCCGCCGAGCGGACCAGGCAGGCCGAGGAGCAGACCCTGCGGGCGCTGAGCCCGGCCGAGCGGGATCAGCTGCGCGAGCTGCTCGCCAAGATCGTCTTCTGAGCCTGAGCCTGAGCCTGAGCCTGAGCCTGAGCCTGAGCCTGGTCGGCTGCGGAGGTCACGTCAGCGCCGCGGCGTCCTCTGGCCGGAACCCCTTCTTGGCGAGCTGGATCTGCTCGTAGACATGGTGGCGCAGCTCGGCGAAGCGCTGAGAGGATCGGGTCTCGAGCTGATCCCGTTCGGCCGGCAGGTCCACCAGCACGTCTTCCTGGATGATCGTCGGTGAGGAGGACAGGATGATCACCCGCTCGCCCAGGTACACCGACTCGTCGATGTCGTGGGTGACGAAGAGCACCGAGACGCCCAGCTTCTTCCAGACGCCCCGGACCAGGTCCTCCAGGTCAGCACGGGTCTGGGCATCCACCGCGGCGAAGGGCTCATCCATCAGCAGCACCTCCGGCTGATACGCCACGGCCCGGGCGATGGCCAC belongs to Nesterenkonia halotolerans and includes:
- a CDS encoding ABC transporter substrate-binding protein, encoding MKNFTSGAFALSAVLALTACGSGSPSGDADGEPADEGADSSNGELTEVEVGLIPIVDVAPIYLGQQEGIFEEHGLDLTLTLAQGGAAIIPAVSSGDLDFGFSNVTSLLIAADNGLPLQTVAAGPQTTGDSENDFGAVLVKPESGIESAQDLEGQRVAVNTLNNISDSMISQGVEDAGGDPANVDFVEVGFPDMLAQLEADNVDAIFAVDPFASMADDQGYDRIFAPYADVVEELGVGTYFASQQLVDDDPELIESFHTAVRESQAYAEENPEAVREVLLEYTSIDESMLEEITIPAFPEDVNLDSLNEVAEISERHGLIGEVPNTDDLVWEGAR
- a CDS encoding amidohydrolase family protein — its product is MRYRSAIDLSTIEAVDTHVHLEMDSSGHRALPEVFFEASAKYFKTAERTPSIDRIAEVYRGHRMAAVVFTVDARTQLQHAPNSIDDLVAGCLRNNDVLLPFGSVDPWLGAEAITEAQRQAEELGVRGFKFHPTVQGFDPSDPQHYPLWEALEEIGLPLIFHTGQNGMGAGTPGGGGLKLKYSNPLLLDDVAADFPQLPIIMAHPSVPWQDEAISIATHKSNVYIDLSGWSPKYFPQALVRSANNILSAKLLFGTDYPLITPEKWLTAFADLPIKDEVRPQILKHNAVTLLGLDAPTGADHA
- a CDS encoding MaoC family dehydratase, encoding MTDTNAARTVVSFEDARSMAGTDLGQTAWREITQDMINTFADATDDHQWIHVDPERAKDGPFGAPIAHGFLTLSLIIPFWGELFDVTDVSTKLNYGLDKVRFTSPVQAGSRVRMHGTIREVEEVKGGGLHLVVDATFEVEGQERPAVVATFLARFYP
- a CDS encoding acyl-CoA dehydrogenase family protein is translated as MREPVRGTVIPSDLYGFAERLSLAERTVITELRRVLAEEVHPHLNAAWDEARFPEEIIAPLRGQQLMDPPALRAAGEPIRDIFLGFRNFELTRCDINVATYYNAAASLFRTICTLGGSPEQARELDAKIVTHELTGVFALTEPDHGSDVAGGLATEATQDPETGEWIINGAKRWIGGAGAADVVATFARDTADSQVKCFLVPTSAPGLSMTTIPRKASLRIMQNADISYHEVRVPESARLQRINSFADVAGCLRRMRSDVAWMATGAMAGAYEAALDYVARREQFGRPIAGFQLIQEKLALMLGNLTASLGMVVQLSEQQAAGTYRDENSALAKMYTSLRLRETVALAREVCGGNGITLDTDVARFHADAEAIYSYEGTHEINALIVGRAVTGVGAFT
- a CDS encoding ABC transporter substrate-binding protein — protein: MKKNVASITGIAAISILALSACGSGSASGGDDAEAEGETSSEGGELTPITVGVLPIAPSVGIYYGIENGIFEEHGLDVELSTSNAGAAMLPAVNAQQLQFGIGNPNSVLNANDRGLDMRIVTGYSNSLPEGDDIAGVVSTVESGIEDWEDLEGNTVSVNALKTQGDLTIMESVEQAGGDPSAVEFSEMPFPDMPAQLEQGNTDAIWVPEPFLSSALADDANQLVGYSFQDAIPGMPTMVSFSSGEYVEENPEVAQAFSDAMTESLQMAEEDEEGTRALLPEFIDLPEEAAENLRMEELNAEIPTDEIEQAGALMVKFDFIEAEPDTSTLYFEGE
- a CDS encoding SDR family NAD(P)-dependent oxidoreductase, yielding MSLQDKVAIVTGSGAGLGLAYAQELAAQGAAVVVNDVDQAHADAAVAAIESAGGRAVAVVAPVGSTETAEQLVEAAVSSFGRLDILVTNAGILRDRSLLKMSDDDFDAVINVHLKGTFTCVRAAYKHFKTEGVAGRIVCIGSPTGQRGNFGQTNYAAAKAGIVGMVRTWALEMRRAGVSVNAVIPVAATAMTKTVPYFQKAVEADEQGEPMPDFFRKGLGFGTAQDAAGVVAFLSSDAVEGITGQVIGAGGDRLQIWSHPEPVVQEFHDGGWDYTTLQTQGREILQANLQSVGESMPELPAELQPTS
- a CDS encoding MarR family winged helix-turn-helix transcriptional regulator, whose amino-acid sequence is MPPSTPAAPAPSAEKSATPETSEERFQQSPLAREVAFLTARARGRGNALANQLLADLDLKVRHFSVLAMACSGTKPSQRELGEFLDLDPSQVVALVDVLEGRGAIRREPDPRDRRSKILVATEAGRELYAQAAERTRQAEEQTLRALSPAERDQLRELLAKIVF